The proteins below are encoded in one region of Triticum aestivum cultivar Chinese Spring chromosome 1B, IWGSC CS RefSeq v2.1, whole genome shotgun sequence:
- the LOC123104151 gene encoding pumilio homolog 3: MVTEMATRGGGEAVCGGGEEGERGDFELFRSGSAPPTVEGAMAMAAGGGGEVLLDDELRADPAYQSYYYSNAHLNPRLPPPLLSKEDWRSAQHRLRSSSSSSAAAAGLGGIGDGRRAPGDGLVGLPGIDHPRQRGFPGIFQEDSQRDMDRQSLNHNRNDFLDSSGMQYALHRETGAMSGLQRDSNEQTMADIRNNELSSHAYASILGPSLSRSASPDPELVRRVPSPCLPPIGVKVGAYDKKSGSSSFRRSSSAVGEPDDLVAALSGMNLSSSRAGNGQAMDQSKLYQDVDNANRFLFDQTSGNQQHSFMKRPDQGHFRAPEGYSANSSMMRNQINAGNFTSSDNSSVGSGYASPRIGARSPGGTLSSRQNLGGASNYLGYNGVGSPTGAASLQMPIDPLYVQYLAAQVAASYDDPFMAGGHLGNSYMDLLGPQKGCLSPLLQSQKNYGCYGNLGFGLGYGGSPLTSPVLPSSPVASGSPLRHGERSMRFASGMRNFGGSFGSWNPDLVGKMEGNLMPSLLEEFKSNKSRTYELSEIAGHVVEFSADQYGSRFIQQKLETASTEEKDMVFSEIMPQALTLMTDVFGNYVVQKFFEHGSTTQIKELSDQLIGRVLALSLQMYGCRVIQKAIEVVDLAQQTKMVAELDGHIMRCVRDQNGNHVIQKCIECIPQDVIQFIVSTFYGQVVLLSTHPYGCRVIQRVLEHCDDPTTQQIMMDEILQSVCLLAQDQYGNYVVQHVLEHGKPHERTAIIDKLIGQIVQMSQQKFASNVIEKCLAFGNPVERQILIGEMLESTTESEPLEVMMKDQFANYVVQKVLETCDDQQREMILTRIKAHLNTLKKYTYGKHIVARVEKLVAAGEKRQGLQPACTAA; encoded by the exons ATGGTGACGGAGATGGCGACGCGGGGGGGAGGGGAGGCGGTGTGCGGgggcggggaggagggggagcgcggGGACTTCGAGCTCTTCCGCAGCGGCTCGGCGCCGCCCACCGTGGAGGGCGCCATGGccatggcggcgggcggcggcggggaggtgcTGCTGGACGACGAGCTGCGGGCCGACCCGGCCTACCAGAGCTACTACTACTCCAATGCGCACCTCAacccgcgcctcccgccgccgctgcTCTCCAAGGAGGACTGGCGGTCCGCGCAGCACCGCCTccgctcctcctcatcctcctccgccgccgccgccgggctcggcgGGATCGGCGACGGCCGGAGGGCGCCCGGGGACGGGCTCGTCGGCCTCCCCGGGATCGACCACCCCCGCCAGCGCGGCTTCCCCGGCATCTTCCAG GAGGACTCTCAACGTGATATGGATAGACAGAGTCTCAATCACAACCGCAATGACTTCCTGGATTCTTCTGGAATGCAGTATGCTCTGCATCGCGAGACTGGAGCTATGAGTGGCCTGCAGCGTGACAGCAACGAACAGACCATGGCTGATATTCGGAACAATGAGTTGTCATCACATGCATATGCATCTATTTTGGGACCCTCACTCTCTAGAAGTGCATCCCCAGATCCGGAGCTGGTGAGGAGGGTACCGAGTCCGTGCCTGCCTCCAATTGGTGTGAAAGTCGGCGCTTATGATAAAAAGAGTGGCTCCTCTTCTTTCCGCCGCAGTTCATCTGCCGTTGGTGAACCTGATGATCTGGTGGCTGCTCTATCTGGAATGAACCTGTCATCATCGAGAGCTGGTAATGGGCAAGCTATGGACCAGTCTAAGCTCTACCAGGATGTTGATAATGCCAATAGGTTCCTTTTTGATCAAACAAGTGGCAATCAGCAGCACTCCTTCATGAAACGTCCCGATCAAGGGCATTTTAGGGCACCTGAGGGGTATTCGGCTAATTCTTCTATGATGAGAAATCAGATTAATGCTGGTAACTTCACATCATCTGACAATTCCTCAGTTGGATCTGGCTATGCTTCGCCAAGGATTGGCGCAAGGTCCCCAGGAGGCACTTTATCTTCTAGGCAAAATTTAGGTGGTGCATCCAACTACCTAGGCTACAATGGAGTTGGAAGTCCGACTGGAGCAGCTTCTCTTCAGATGCCTATTGATCCATTATATGTTCAGTACCTTGCTGCCCAAGTTGCAGCAAGTTATGATGATCCTTTCATGGCCGGTGGACATCTAGGAAATTCTTACATGGATTTACTTGGTCCTCAGAAGGGTTGCCTTAGCCCACTGCTTCAGTCACAGAAGAACTATGGCTGCTATGGAAATCTTGGATTCGGCCTTGGTTATGGCGGTAGCCCTTTGACAAGTCCTGTTCTGCCCTCCTCACCTGTTGCATCTGGTAGCCCACTTAGGCACGGTGAACGCAGCATGCGCTTTGCATCAGGCATGAGAAATTTTGGTGGTTCTTTTGGTTCGTGGAATCCAGACCTGGTTGGGAAGATGGAAGGCAATCTGATGCCCTCGCTTCTGGAGGAATTCAAGAGCAACAAAAGCAGAACTTATGAGCTCTCTGAAATAGCTGGGCATGTTGTTGAGTTCAG TGCGGATCAATATGGGAGCCGATTCATACAGCAAAAGCTCGAAACAGCCAGCACTGAAGAGAAAGACATGGTTTTTTCAGAAATCATGCCTCAAGCTCTCACATTGATGACTGATGTATTTGGAAATTATGTTGTTCAAAAG TTTTTTGAGCATGGAAGCACTACTCAGATAAAGGAACTGTCTGATCAGCTTATTGGGCGTGTCCTTGCTCTCAGTCTTCAGATGTATGGATGCCGGGTTATACAAAAG GCCATAGAGGTTGTGGATTTAGCTCAACAGACTAAAATGGTTGCTGAACTGGATGGACACATCATGCGCTGTGTACGTGATCAAAATGGTAACCATGTAATCCAGAAATGCATAGAGTGCATCCCTCAGGACGTTATCCAGTTCATTGTCTCAACATTCTATGGTCAAGTTGTGCTGCTATCCACTCATCCCTATGGTTGTCGGGTTATACAG AGGGTGCTGGAGCACTGTGATGACCCCACAACGCAGCAGATAATGATGGATGAGATTCTTCAATCTGTTTGTTTGCTGGCTCAGGATCAATATGGTAACTATGTTGTTCAG CATGTTCTGGAACATGGCAAGCCACATGAGAGAACTGCTATCATTGACAAGTTAATTGGGCAGATTGTGCAAATGAGCCAGCAAAAGTTTGCTTCAAATGTCattgagaagtgcttagcttttggtaaCCCTGTGGAGCGGCAGATCTTGATTGGTGAAATGCTTGAGTCTACCACTGAAAGTGAACCTCTTGAG GTGATGATGAAAGATCAGTTTGCAAACTATGTGGTGCAGAAGGTGTTGGAGACTTGTGATGACCAGCAGAGAGAGATGATCCTTACAAGGATCAAAGCTCACCTGAACACACTGAAGAAGTACACCTATGGGAAGCACATAGTCGCGCGTGTAGAGAAGCTAGTTGCTGCTGGAG AGAAGCGCCAGGGGCTTCAACCAGCATGCACCGCCGCCTGA